The genomic segment CTGCAAATCTGCAAAGCACTTCGGGACGCTGGCAGTACCGTGCCGATTGTGATGATCACCGCCAAAACGGCGGAGATCGATCGCGTGCTGGGGCTGGAACTGGGCGCCGACGATTATCTGACCAAACCGTTCAGCGTGCGCGAACTCGTCGCACGGGTCAAAGCGTTGTTTCGACGCAGTGAAATGGCCGAGCAAAAAGGCGCACCGCAGCAGATTTGCACGGGCGACCTGGTTATCGATCTGAATTCACGCGATGTGATGATCGGTGGCGGTTCCGTCACATTGACCGCCAAAGAGTTTGATCTGCTGGCCCATTTTGCGAGCCATCCGGGGGTGGTCTTCACCCGCTCTCAACTACTCGATCAGGTTTGGGGCTACGGACACGACGGGTACGAGCACACGGTCAACACCCATATAAACCGTCTCCGCGGCAAAATTGAATCCGATCCCTCCTCACCCTCGTTACTCACCACTGTGTGGGGAGTGGGTTACCGCTTTGGCCAACAAGCCGCACCGGCATGAACTCGCTGTTTTTACGTTCGGTTGCCGCTCTGCTCGGCATCCTAGTGTGTATCGGCCTTGCCACCGTTG from the Pseudomonadota bacterium genome contains:
- a CDS encoding response regulator transcription factor; translation: MAKNALVIEDEADIAALIKLHLQDVCDDVTLAHNGREGMDLALSREWDLVLLDLQLPGKDGLQICKALRDAGSTVPIVMITAKTAEIDRVLGLELGADDYLTKPFSVRELVARVKALFRRSEMAEQKGAPQQICTGDLVIDLNSRDVMIGGGSVTLTAKEFDLLAHFASHPGVVFTRSQLLDQVWGYGHDGYEHTVNTHINRLRGKIESDPSSPSLLTTVWGVGYRFGQQAAPA